Proteins co-encoded in one Bacteroidota bacterium genomic window:
- a CDS encoding response regulator, which produces MKKEKRRFVIFVVDDDPFYNSILTNHLKTLSRNPEYENYEIDVKSFYSSGSCIESINFNPDVVLLDYFLEETGHPLQGLYVLNAIKEDCERCKVVLMSQRAEMLASIEFLQQGGAYDYIVKNTSSLLKISNLIEDILQKELT; this is translated from the coding sequence ATGAAAAAGGAAAAACGAAGGTTTGTTATTTTTGTGGTAGATGATGACCCTTTTTACAATAGTATTTTAACAAATCATTTGAAGACTTTATCCAGAAATCCCGAATATGAAAACTATGAGATTGATGTAAAATCATTTTATAGCTCTGGATCCTGTATTGAATCCATTAATTTTAATCCTGATGTGGTTCTTCTTGATTATTTTCTTGAAGAAACCGGACATCCCCTTCAAGGCCTTTATGTACTTAATGCCATAAAGGAAGATTGCGAAAGATGCAAAGTGGTATTGATGTCTCAGCGAGCTGAAATGCTTGCCTCAATAGAATTTTTGCAGCAAGGGGGGGCTTATGATTATATAGTAAAAAACACATCTTCCCTGTTAAAAATATCCAATTTAATTGAAGATATTTTACAAAAAGAACTTACCTGA
- a CDS encoding sigma-54-dependent Fis family transcriptional regulator, with product MEKETSENLKIFVVEDDKWYREFLSYNLLLVPEYEVKMFENGKDSLMHLYERPDIITLDLTLPDLHGTEVLKKIKEFDPYIEVIVVSGQDKLEVAVEMLKQGAYDYLVKTDDLREKLLHVVNNIRKKNRLKEKITHLEQEVSKKYEFGNIIIGQSPAIKAVFRMIEKAVQTDINISITGETGTGKELVAKAVHYNSKRRNGPLVAVNLSAVPKELVESELFGHEKGSFTGAATKRIGRFEQANGGTIFLDEVTDMQPHLQVKLLRVLQEREISRVGSNATVKVDCRIIAASNKSLQEEVKKGNFREDLYYRLLGLNIHLPPLRERGTDILLLAKHFLEHFAKDNNLELKALSKEAQKKLLNYSFPGNVRELKSVVELAAVLSDSDTISPDDLVFSEMSTPVFVPEQETTLRNYIKKLIRSYLEKYNNDVLLVARKLDIGKSTIYRMLQEEKTRTRNDFFD from the coding sequence ATGGAAAAAGAAACATCTGAGAATTTAAAAATATTTGTTGTAGAGGACGATAAGTGGTATAGGGAATTTTTAAGTTACAACCTATTGTTGGTTCCAGAATATGAAGTAAAAATGTTTGAAAATGGAAAGGATTCTTTAATGCATCTTTATGAAAGACCAGACATTATAACCTTAGATTTAACTCTTCCGGATTTACATGGCACCGAAGTGCTTAAAAAAATAAAGGAGTTTGATCCTTACATAGAAGTAATCGTTGTGTCGGGGCAGGATAAGTTAGAGGTTGCTGTTGAAATGCTAAAACAAGGTGCCTATGATTATCTTGTAAAGACAGATGATTTAAGGGAAAAACTTCTTCATGTTGTAAATAATATCCGAAAGAAAAATAGACTTAAGGAAAAGATTACCCATCTGGAACAAGAAGTTAGTAAAAAGTATGAATTTGGTAATATTATAATCGGGCAAAGTCCTGCCATTAAAGCAGTTTTCCGAATGATTGAAAAAGCTGTTCAAACAGATATAAATATTTCTATAACAGGAGAAACAGGCACAGGTAAGGAGCTTGTGGCAAAGGCGGTTCACTATAATTCCAAAAGGCGAAACGGACCCTTAGTTGCGGTAAATCTTTCTGCTGTTCCAAAAGAGCTAGTTGAGAGTGAATTATTTGGGCATGAAAAAGGATCTTTTACCGGAGCTGCAACCAAGCGAATTGGCAGGTTTGAACAAGCAAATGGCGGAACAATTTTTCTGGATGAGGTAACTGATATGCAACCACATTTACAGGTAAAACTTTTAAGGGTTTTGCAGGAAAGGGAAATTTCACGCGTTGGAAGTAATGCAACAGTTAAAGTAGATTGCAGGATAATTGCCGCAAGCAATAAAAGCTTACAAGAAGAGGTGAAAAAAGGAAATTTCAGGGAAGATCTCTACTACAGGTTGCTTGGTCTGAATATTCATCTTCCTCCTTTAAGGGAAAGAGGTACGGATATCCTTCTTTTGGCCAAACATTTTTTAGAACATTTTGCAAAGGACAATAATCTTGAGCTAAAGGCACTAAGCAAGGAAGCCCAGAAAAAACTCCTTAATTATTCTTTCCCGGGAAATGTACGTGAATTAAAATCAGTTGTTGAACTGGCCGCTGTGCTTTCCGATTCTGACACGATTAGTCCTGATGACCTTGTTTTCAGCGAAATGTCCACTCCTGTTTTTGTACCTGAACAAGAAACCACTTTAAGAAACTATATCAAAAAACTAATTCGGTCTTATCTGGAAAAATACAACAATGATGTGCTTTTGGTAGCACGAAAACTGGATATTGGAAAATCAACAATTTACAGGATGTTACAAGAGGAAAAAACAAGGACAAGAAACGACTTTTTTGACTAA